CTTCAAATCACTTGATTACCATGTGTTTGAAGCGTATCAGGAGCAGATCCTGTAGAGGGATCATCTGAAGGGGTATAGCTCAGCTGGTAGAGCGACGGTCTCCAAAACCGTAGGTCGCGGGTTCGAACCCTGCTGCCCCTGCCACTTTTGCTCTTGATTAATTGGCCTCGAGGGCTTAAACAGTTTCCTCGAGTGAGGCGCGCAGAGTTTTCTGCGCGCCCACTCGCATTTAACGGACCGGAATCGGAATGGCGAAGACCAATCCCTTTAAATTCATCCAAGAAGTGCGCTCCGAAACGTCCAAGGTGACGTGGCCGACGCGCAAGGAAACAGCTGTGACCACCGTTATGGTGTTCATCATGGTGATGATCGCGTCGATTTTCTTTCTCGTTGCGGATCAGCTGATGAGCCTTGGCATCGGTTACATTCTCGGGGTTGGCGGTTAATTAGCCGCTGGTCTGTCTAAAGACAAGAACAACAAACGGAACTGAGATCTATGGCCAAGCGCTGGTACATTGTGCACGCCTATTCGAATTTCGAGAAGAAGGTCGCCGAGTCCATTCGCGAAAAGGCCGAACAGAAAGGTTTGTCCGATCTGTTCGAGGAAATTCTCGTTCCTATGGAAAAAGTTGTGGAAGTGCGCCGCGGCCGTAAGGTTGACGCAGAGCGCAAGTTCTTCCCGGGTTATGTCCTGGTGAAGATG
This window of the Roseibium alexandrii DFL-11 genome carries:
- the secE gene encoding preprotein translocase subunit SecE, which translates into the protein MAKTNPFKFIQEVRSETSKVTWPTRKETAVTTVMVFIMVMIASIFFLVADQLMSLGIGYILGVGG